The following are encoded together in the Cyanobacterium aponinum PCC 10605 genome:
- a CDS encoding ABC transporter substrate-binding protein gives MKKTNIRLFLSLFISLNWVTVGCGLLGTNTEDSGNNANTTSGAESLKVGTLLPITGDLSSIGQNMPTAVQLAVDTINACGGVNGQPVTLVKEDSQTDPVAGSAAMTKLTEVDKVAGVVGAFASSVSTAALDVAVRNNVMMISPGSTSPIFTQRAKTGDFNGYWARTAPPDTYQAQALAALAKKQGFQNVSTVVINNDYGVAFEQEFVNSFQDLGGTVLNSSNPVRYDPKAVTLDSEASATFANNPQAVAGVLYAETGSLLLQAAFKQGLTNGVTVLLTDGVYSEDFTKQVGKTADGNSIIAGALGTVPGADGKALEDFKNLWAERTNNTPITAFVPHTWDATILLMLAAQAAGENSGEAIKGKIREVSGGEGTEVTDPCQAMELLRNGEQINYQGASGNVDIDENGDVVGVYDVWQVQPDGSIEIIDKVSPIVQ, from the coding sequence ATGAAAAAGACCAATATTAGATTATTTTTAAGTTTATTTATTAGTCTGAACTGGGTAACAGTTGGTTGCGGTTTACTAGGAACAAATACAGAAGATTCAGGGAATAACGCTAATACTACATCTGGTGCAGAATCCCTGAAAGTAGGAACATTATTACCCATTACGGGAGATTTATCTTCCATCGGTCAAAATATGCCCACTGCTGTGCAATTAGCTGTGGATACTATCAATGCTTGTGGTGGCGTGAATGGTCAACCTGTAACTTTGGTGAAAGAAGACAGTCAAACTGATCCAGTTGCGGGTAGTGCGGCAATGACAAAATTAACGGAAGTTGATAAGGTTGCAGGAGTTGTGGGCGCTTTTGCTAGTAGCGTTTCTACCGCCGCTTTAGATGTGGCAGTCAGAAATAATGTCATGATGATTTCTCCCGGTAGTACCAGTCCTATATTTACACAAAGAGCAAAAACAGGGGATTTTAACGGTTATTGGGCGAGAACTGCTCCCCCTGATACTTATCAAGCACAAGCCTTAGCGGCTTTAGCAAAAAAACAAGGGTTTCAAAATGTTTCTACTGTTGTTATTAATAATGACTATGGAGTAGCATTCGAGCAAGAATTTGTTAACTCTTTTCAAGATTTAGGAGGTACAGTACTAAATAGCAGTAATCCTGTACGATATGATCCCAAAGCTGTAACACTAGATAGTGAGGCAAGTGCAACTTTTGCCAATAATCCCCAAGCAGTGGCAGGTGTTTTATATGCAGAAACAGGTAGTTTGTTGTTACAAGCGGCTTTTAAACAAGGTTTAACTAACGGGGTAACTGTATTACTTACAGATGGGGTTTATTCAGAAGATTTTACAAAACAAGTAGGAAAAACAGCAGATGGTAATTCTATTATTGCAGGGGCATTAGGCACAGTACCGGGAGCAGATGGAAAGGCATTAGAAGACTTTAAGAATTTATGGGCAGAAAGAACAAATAATACACCAATCACCGCTTTTGTTCCTCATACTTGGGATGCAACTATATTGTTGATGTTGGCGGCACAGGCGGCGGGAGAAAACTCTGGTGAGGCAATTAAGGGTAAAATTCGAGAAGTGTCTGGCGGTGAGGGTACAGAAGTAACTGATCCTTGTCAGGCGATGGAGTTATTACGTAATGGGGAACAAATCAATTATCAAGGGGCTAGTGGAAATGTTGATATTGATGAGAATGGTGACGTTGTGGGTGTTTATGATGTTTGGCAAGTGCAACCTGATGGAAGTATAGAAATTATTGATAAGGTTTCTCCGATTGTTCAATAG
- a CDS encoding thermonuclease family protein: MAFILIKGRFHVVGYSPDGDSIRFQAYNLEHWSKLQGISPELNEENHAQIRLIGIDSLETHFRQCQQSVKWALNAAHFLLESLEIDEVKWNEEKNIIISAQDKIEGFILVKKTDQHGRPLAFVFKGEIDHPDGEEFFLPINLFFESVNYQSLLSGQSYPTYYRGIAPTLRKKMTWAVNQARKNKKGLWEFDLTNHGFNVWDLFDEEKTVIILPKLFRRLVSYLETSDNLDYFKHSVVKSEKVLILPNKRKKLFRDIIIQDEHFFKLSELPEDLVYL; encoded by the coding sequence ATGGCTTTTATATTAATAAAAGGAAGATTTCATGTAGTTGGTTATTCTCCAGATGGCGATTCCATTCGTTTTCAAGCATATAATTTAGAACATTGGTCAAAATTACAAGGTATCTCTCCTGAGTTGAATGAAGAAAATCATGCACAGATAAGACTAATAGGAATTGACAGTTTAGAAACTCATTTCCGTCAGTGTCAACAAAGCGTAAAATGGGCTTTGAACGCCGCACATTTTCTCCTAGAATCATTAGAAATAGACGAGGTTAAATGGAACGAAGAAAAAAATATAATAATCTCCGCTCAAGACAAAATAGAGGGTTTTATCCTAGTAAAAAAAACAGATCAACATGGTCGTCCTTTAGCATTTGTTTTCAAAGGTGAAATAGATCATCCTGATGGAGAAGAATTTTTTTTACCAATTAATTTATTTTTTGAATCAGTCAATTATCAAAGTCTTTTATCAGGGCAATCTTACCCCACTTATTACAGAGGAATTGCACCAACATTAAGAAAAAAAATGACTTGGGCAGTTAATCAAGCAAGAAAAAACAAAAAAGGTTTGTGGGAATTTGATCTAACTAATCATGGATTTAATGTTTGGGATCTTTTCGACGAAGAAAAAACAGTAATTATTCTCCCTAAGTTATTTCGACGTTTAGTTAGTTATTTAGAAACAAGTGATAATTTAGATTATTTTAAACATTCAGTAGTAAAATCAGAAAAAGTACTAATATTACCAAATAAAAGAAAGAAACTTTTTCGAGATATTATCATTCAGGATGAACATTTTTTTAAGTTATCAGAACTACCAGAAGATTTAGTTTATCTATAA
- a CDS encoding HhoA/HhoB/HtrA family serine endopeptidase, protein MNKLISQIFVSSSLLIMGTALGVWGSRQLATLNQSSVSDTIPPETSLQPVANSVFPPFKQSSPQKQGNFNFISEVAQKVGPAVVRIEATRQVSFNNSENFEHPLFKHFFPEQIPFERTERGTGSGFIVSDDGLIMTNAHVVEGTSFVSVLLPSGKTYEGRVLGIDSMTDVAVVKITAENLPTVILGKAKNLIIGEWAIAIGNPLGLDNTVTVGIISAKDRSSSEVGVSDKRVKFIQTDAAINPGNSGGPLLNARGEVIGINTAIRADAQGLGFAIPIETASRIAEQLYTTGKASHPYIGIQMITLNQDTIKNDNIPQNLGFENVPEKGVLVVKVMENSPASQAGFLPGDVINNVNNIEVLTAQDVQEQVEISTIGEVIPIRIDRQGKFITLKVYPAEFPIE, encoded by the coding sequence ATGAATAAATTAATTAGCCAAATTTTCGTTTCTAGTAGCTTATTAATCATGGGTACAGCATTGGGTGTTTGGGGTAGTCGTCAGTTAGCAACCTTAAATCAATCTTCTGTATCTGATACCATCCCCCCTGAAACATCCCTTCAACCCGTTGCTAATTCTGTTTTTCCTCCTTTTAAACAATCTTCACCTCAAAAACAAGGTAATTTTAATTTCATCTCAGAAGTAGCTCAAAAAGTTGGTCCTGCGGTGGTCAGAATCGAGGCAACTCGTCAAGTTTCTTTTAATAATTCCGAAAATTTTGAACATCCTTTATTTAAACATTTTTTCCCAGAGCAAATACCTTTTGAACGTACAGAAAGAGGTACAGGTTCAGGTTTCATCGTCAGTGATGATGGTCTGATTATGACTAATGCCCACGTGGTGGAAGGAACTTCTTTTGTTTCTGTATTGTTACCTAGTGGCAAAACCTATGAGGGGAGAGTGTTAGGAATTGATTCTATGACTGATGTTGCAGTGGTTAAAATAACAGCCGAAAATTTGCCGACAGTGATACTGGGTAAAGCAAAAAATTTAATTATTGGGGAATGGGCGATCGCAATTGGTAATCCTTTAGGTTTAGATAATACAGTCACAGTGGGCATCATCAGTGCTAAAGATAGATCTAGCAGTGAAGTAGGAGTGTCAGACAAAAGAGTTAAATTTATTCAAACAGATGCCGCAATCAACCCCGGTAATTCAGGAGGACCCCTTTTAAACGCTAGAGGGGAAGTAATTGGCATTAACACGGCAATCAGGGCAGATGCGCAAGGATTAGGCTTTGCTATTCCCATTGAAACCGCTTCTCGCATTGCGGAACAACTCTACACCACAGGAAAAGCATCTCATCCCTATATCGGCATTCAAATGATTACTCTTAACCAAGATACTATCAAAAATGACAATATTCCTCAAAATTTGGGCTTTGAAAATGTACCAGAAAAAGGGGTATTAGTCGTCAAAGTAATGGAAAATTCTCCTGCTTCTCAAGCGGGTTTTCTCCCCGGGGATGTAATCAATAATGTTAATAATATAGAAGTTTTGACCGCACAAGATGTACAAGAACAAGTAGAAATTAGTACCATAGGAGAAGTAATACCCATAAGAATCGATCGTCAAGGGAAATTTATCACCCTAAAAGTTTATCCTGCGGAATTTCCCATCGAGTAA
- a CDS encoding CHASE2 domain-containing protein, with protein sequence MISQKQLQSFFWQWRGVWVATPLICIAIILTRYLGFFQPLELFAYDLLIKMRTSLPQDDRIVIVGIGEEDVEKIGSAIISDEIYANVIQNLLKQQPIAIGLDIYRDVPIPPGTDKLSQLFRENQNIVGIEKMVGDTRQYRVKPNPILKEKKQIGFNDVILDPDNKIRRALLALPDKQAFSLSMYLALLFLQKENINLTTVGEKNYWQLGNTVFIPLEKNDGSYAQADSGGYQILLNYRDNVNHFDTVSLLDVLENRIPSDWGKNKIILIGFVGESFQDVHLTPYTNSPDQRMPGVEIHGHIISQIIDSAKGNQDSRTLIKTWSETKENLWIIFWTLLGAIVTWNLRKSSNFRQGIVIFVGIEFILVAIVYFAFLANWWIPLLPPLTGLIAVAGGITIYTARNASKIRFTFGRYLSTEIVNTLLESPQGVKLGGERRTITILTSDLRGFTAVSEQLPPEEVVKILNFYLGYMANIISEYQGTIDEFMGDGILVLFGAPISRNDDADRAIACAIAMQLAMKEINQQIEIWGYSPLKMGIGINTGEVVVGNIGSEKRTKYGIVGSEVNLTYRIESYTKGREILISEKTLHSLRNEVQIAETREVSPKGVKKPITIYKIISIKGKYSLFLPEIEEQIIDINEEIKIKYSPLNDKDITEDIYQGKIAKIIIKDIEIGAIVQANCKEKFLPNPLDNLKLNFTNWAYPDDFYGKVVINNREDSSFKIYFTYLPPQIEQKLFNLRLSVMDKKK encoded by the coding sequence GTGATTAGTCAAAAACAGTTGCAATCTTTTTTCTGGCAATGGCGTGGTGTTTGGGTTGCAACTCCCCTTATCTGTATTGCAATTATTCTCACCCGTTACTTGGGTTTTTTTCAACCCTTAGAATTATTTGCTTATGATTTATTAATCAAAATGCGTACTTCACTACCTCAAGATGACAGGATAGTAATTGTGGGGATTGGCGAGGAAGATGTAGAAAAAATAGGTAGTGCGATAATATCCGACGAAATTTACGCTAATGTAATCCAAAATCTGCTTAAACAACAACCTATCGCCATTGGTTTAGATATTTATCGGGATGTTCCAATTCCTCCGGGTACAGATAAACTGAGTCAATTGTTTCGGGAAAATCAAAATATTGTCGGTATTGAGAAAATGGTGGGGGATACACGTCAATATCGAGTTAAGCCGAATCCGATTCTCAAGGAAAAAAAACAGATTGGTTTTAATGATGTCATTTTAGATCCAGATAACAAAATTAGACGGGCGTTATTAGCTTTACCTGACAAACAGGCTTTCAGTCTTTCCATGTATTTAGCTTTACTTTTTTTACAGAAAGAAAATATTAACTTGACTACTGTGGGGGAAAAAAATTACTGGCAATTAGGCAATACGGTATTTATTCCTTTGGAAAAAAATGACGGTAGTTACGCTCAAGCAGATAGTGGCGGTTATCAAATTTTACTTAATTATCGAGATAATGTGAATCACTTTGACACCGTTAGTTTACTTGATGTTTTGGAAAATCGCATTCCTTCTGATTGGGGTAAAAACAAGATTATTCTGATCGGTTTTGTGGGAGAGAGTTTTCAAGATGTTCATTTAACTCCTTATACTAACTCTCCAGATCAAAGAATGCCCGGAGTAGAAATTCATGGTCATATTATTAGCCAGATAATAGACAGTGCCAAGGGAAATCAAGATAGTCGCACTTTAATCAAGACATGGAGTGAAACTAAAGAAAATTTATGGATTATTTTTTGGACATTACTAGGTGCGATCGTGACATGGAATTTGCGTAAATCTAGTAATTTTCGTCAAGGAATCGTTATTTTTGTTGGTATAGAATTTATTTTAGTCGCTATTGTTTATTTTGCTTTTCTTGCTAACTGGTGGATACCTCTTTTACCTCCTCTAACAGGATTAATTGCTGTGGCAGGGGGAATAACTATCTATACCGCCAGAAATGCCTCTAAAATACGTTTTACTTTTGGGCGCTATTTAAGTACTGAAATTGTCAATACATTACTCGAAAGTCCTCAAGGAGTGAAGTTAGGAGGAGAAAGACGCACTATAACAATTCTTACTTCTGATTTAAGAGGATTTACGGCAGTTAGTGAACAATTACCCCCTGAAGAAGTGGTTAAAATTCTTAATTTCTATCTTGGTTACATGGCAAATATAATCAGTGAGTATCAGGGGACAATTGATGAATTTATGGGGGATGGTATTTTAGTTTTATTTGGAGCTCCTATTAGTCGAAATGATGATGCAGACAGGGCTATAGCTTGTGCGATCGCAATGCAATTAGCAATGAAAGAAATTAATCAACAAATTGAAATATGGGGTTATTCACCTCTCAAAATGGGAATTGGTATCAATACAGGAGAAGTGGTTGTCGGTAATATTGGCTCAGAAAAAAGAACTAAATATGGAATTGTCGGCAGTGAAGTAAATTTAACTTATCGCATCGAATCTTATACCAAAGGTAGAGAAATTTTAATTTCAGAAAAAACCCTACACAGTCTTAGAAACGAGGTACAAATAGCAGAAACGAGAGAAGTATCCCCGAAAGGAGTAAAAAAACCGATAACGATTTATAAAATTATCAGTATCAAAGGTAAATACTCTCTTTTCTTACCTGAAATAGAAGAACAAATTATTGACATTAATGAAGAAATAAAAATCAAATACTCTCCTCTCAATGACAAAGACATTACAGAAGATATTTATCAAGGAAAAATAGCCAAAATTATTATTAAAGATATTGAAATAGGGGCAATAGTTCAGGCTAATTGTAAAGAGAAATTTTTACCTAATCCATTAGATAATTTAAAACTAAACTTCACCAATTGGGCTTATCCAGATGATTTTTATGGAAAGGTAGTCATAAACAATAGAGAAGATAGTTCTTTCAAAATTTATTTTACCTATTTGCCACCTCAAATAGAACAAAAATTATTTAATTTACGCTTATCTGTCATGGATAAAAAAAAATAA